CGCGTCAGCGTCGGCTCCGCCGATCGCGCCGGCCGCTGCCATCGCCGATGTTCCCGCGGTGGCGCAGGGCACGCTGGTGCCGCAGGTGCTGGAGCGTCCGCTGCGTCCCGGCGAAGTGTCGCTGGATGAACTGGAGCGCGCGTTCCGCGAGACCGCCATCGAGGCCGCGCCTCCCATGGCGCCCGCGCCCAAGCCCGCGCAGCACGCTGCGCCAGCGGAAGAGAAGAAGCCGGCGGCGAAGAAGGCCGTTGCCGAGAAAAGAGCTGCTGCCGATCCCGAAGCAGCCGAAAATTCCGTCGCCAACCAGTCGATCCGCGTCAACGTGGACACGCTGGAACACCTGATGACGATGGTGTCGGAACTGGTGCTGACCCGCAATCAGCTGCTGGAGATATCGAGGCGCAACGAGGACACCGAGTTCAAGGTGCCGCTGCAGCGGCTGTCCAACGTCACCGCCGAACTGCAGGAAGGCGTCATGAAGACGCGGATGCAGCCGATCGGCAACGCCTGGCAGAAGCTGCCGCGGATCGTGCGCGACCTTTCCGGCGAACTTAACAAGCAGATCGAACTGGAGATGCACGGCGCCGACACCGAGCTCGACCGCCAGGTGCTCGATTTGATCAAGGATCCCCTGACGCACATGGTGCGCAACTCGGCCGACCATGGCCTGGAGACCCCGGCCGAGCGCGCCGCGGCCGGCAAGCCCGAGCAGGGCACCATCCGGCTGTCCGCCTATCACGAAGGCGGCCACATCATCATCTGCATCGCCGACAACGGAAGAGGCCTCAACACCGAGCGGATCAAGGCCAAGGCGGTCGCCAACGGCCTCGTCAGCGAAGCCGAACTCGAGAAGATGACGGAAGCGCAGATCCACAAGTTCATCTTCGCGCCCGGCTTCTCGACCGCAGCCACCGTCACCTCGGTGTCCGGCCGCGGCGTCGGCATGGACGTGGTGCGCACCAATATCGACCAGATCGGCGGCACCATCGACGTCAAGTCGGTGGCCGGCGAGGGCTCGTCCGTCACCATCAAGATCCCGCTGACGCTCGCCATCGTCTCGGCGCTGATCGTGGAAGCCGCCGGCGACCGCTTTGCCATTCCCCAGCTCTCGGTGGTCGAACTGGTGCGCGCCCGCGCCAATTCCGAGCACCGCATCGAGCGCATCAAGGACACCGCGGTGTTGCGGCTGCGCAACAAGCTGTTGCCGCTGATGCACCTGAAGAAGCTCTTGAAGATCGACGACGGCTCCTCCTCCGATCCGGAGAACGGCTTCATCGTGGTGACGCAGGTCGGCAGCCAGACCTTCGGCATCGTGGTCGACGGCGTGTTCCACACCGAAGAAATCGTGGTCAAGCCGATGTCGACCAAGCTGCGCCACATCGACATGTTCTCCGGCAATACCATCCTGGGCGATGGCGCCGTGATCATGATCATCGATCCCAACGGCATTGCGAAGGCGCTCGGCGCCGCAGGTTCAGCCTCCCACGAAATCGCCGACGAGAACGCCGCGTCCCGCGCCAGCGCCGCCGAGCAGCTGACCTCGCTGTTGGTGTTTCGCGCCGGTTCGACCCAGCCCAAGGCGGTGCCGCTCGGGCTCGTCACCCGGCTGGAGGAGCTCGCCACCGACAAGATCGAACTCTCCAACGGCCGCTACATGGTGCAGTACCGCGACCAGCTGATGCCGCTGGTGCAGATGGAAGGCGTCAGCGTCCAGAGCTCCGGATCGCAGCCGATCCTGGTGTTCGCCGATGACGGCCGCTCGATGGGGCTGGTGGTCGACGAGATCATCGACATCGTCGAGGAACGGCTCAACATCGAGGTCGCCGGCTCCAGGGACGGCATCCTGGGCTCGGCCGTGATCAAGGGCCAGGCCACCGAAGTGATCGACGTCGGCCACTTCCTGCCGATGGCGTTCGCCGACTGGTTCTCCCGCAAGGAGATGCGCCCCTCGGTATCGGCGCAGTCGGTGCTGCTGGTCGACGATAGCGCGTTCTTCCGCAACATGCTGGCGCCGGTGCTGAAGGCCGCGGGCTACAAGGTGCGGGTGGCGCCCAGCGCCCAGGAGGGCCTCTCCGCGCTGCGCTCGGGCCAGGCCTTCGACGTGGTGCTGACCGACATCGAGATGCCCGACATGAACGGCTTCGAGTTCGCGGAAGTTATCCGGGCCGATGCGCATCTGAGTTCGGTGCCGATCATCGCGCTGTCCTCGGTGGTGTCGCCGGCGGCGATCGAGCGCGGCCGGCTGGCCGGCTTCCACGACTACGTCGCCAAGTTCGACCGCCCCGGCCTGATCGCCGCGCTGAAGGAACAGACCGCCGAGATCTCCAGGGCCGCGGCCTAAAGGAAGAAGACCATGACCGACAAGACCCAGAGCACCGAAGGCGCCGTCTCCGAATACGTCACCGCGATGATCGGCGGCCAGCTGTTCGGCTTGCCGATCTCCCGCGTCCAGGACGTGTTCATGCCGGAACGGCTGACCCGGGTGCCGCTGTCGTCGAGCGAGATCGCCGGCGTGCTCAATCTGCGCGGCCGCATCGTCACCGTGGTGGACATGCGCGCCCGGCTCGGCCTGCCGAAGAACGACGACGGCAAGCCGCCGATGGCGGTCGGCGTCGACCTGCGCGGCGAATCCTACGGCCTCCTGATCGACCAGATCGGCGAGGTGCTCAAGCTTAACGACGACGGCCGCGAGGAAAACCCCGTCAACCTCGATCCCCGCATGGCCAAGCTTGCCGGCGGCGTGCATCGCCTCGACGGTCAGCTCATGGTCGTCCTCGACGTCGATCGCGTTCTCGAAATCGTGCCCGACCTGCTGGCGGCATAATGTCCGGCGGCGGACAAAGCGTAGAGCTGAGTGGAAACGTCCCTTTGGGATAGGGAAGAAGTAGAGGCTGATATGAGAACATGTCTTGTTGTCGATGACTCGAGCGTCATCCGAAAGGTTGCAAGGCGTATCCTGGAAGGCATGGACTTCCAGATCATCGAAGCCGAGGACGGCGAGAAGGCGCTCGAGGTCTGCAAGCGCGGCCTGCCCGATGCGATCCTGCTCGACTGGAACATGCCGATCATGGACGGCTACGAATTCCTCGGCAATCTGCGCCGAATGCCCGGCGGCGACGCGCCCAAGGTGGTGTTCTGCACCACCGAAAACGACGTCGCGCATATCGCGCGCGCGCTTCACGCCGGCGCCAACGAATACATCATGAAGCCGTTCGACAAGGACATCGTCACCGCGAAGTTCCAGGAAGTCGGCCTGATCTGATCTGCCTGTTTCGATCCGGCGGCTGAACGGCCCCTCGGTATTTTTCTAGTGCCGCTCTCAGTTGCGTCTGGTGATTAATGAGTGTTGCGTTGGCAAGTTCCCCGACTTCGAATTCGACGCAGCAGGAGCCGCTGCGGGTGATGGTGGTCGATGACTCCGTCGTCATTCGCGGACTGATTTCCCGCTGGGTCGGATCCGAACCGGACATGGTGGTCGCGGCATCGCTGCGCACCGGCCTCGACGCCGTCAACCAGATCGAGCGCGTCAATCCCGACGTCGCCGTGCTCGATATCGAAATGCCCGAACTCGACGGCATTTCCGCGCTGCCCTTGCTGCTGGCGAAGAAGCGCAACCTCATCATCATCATGGCTTCGACGCTGACCCGCCGCAACGCGGAGATCAGCTTCAAGGCGCTGTCGCTCGGTGCGTCCGACTACATTCCGAAGCCGGAAAGCACCCGAGAACAGGCCGCCGCCGAGACGTTTCACCATGACCTGATCCAGAAGATACGTTCGCTCGGCGCCAAGCTGCGCCGCAACGTTCCGGCTTCGCCAAATCTTCCTGGGACTGGTCATCATACGACAAATCCGCCTCCGGCGCCGGATCGGCCGCGCGAGCCATTGTCCCGGCCGCCGGTTGCCCAGCCGCCGCTGGTGCGCCGCGCGTTCAGCAGCCACGCGCCGCGCGCGCTTCTGATCGGTTCCTCGACCGGCGGACCGCAGGCGCTGATGACGCTGGTCGGCGAGATCGGCGCGGTGATCGATCGCTTCCCCGTGCTGATCACCCAGCACATGCCGCCGACCTTCACGACGATTCTGGCGGAGCATCTGGCACGCTCGAGCCATCGGCCGGCGCATGAAGCCGTCGACGGCGAGATCGTCAAGGCCGGCCAGATCTATCTCGCGCCGGGCGGCCGCCATATGCGGGTCGTGCGCCGCGGCACGGATGTCGCGATCGCGCTCGATGACGGGCCGCCGGTCAATTTCTGCAAGCCGGCCGTCGACCCTCTGTTCAGCTCCGCGATCGATGTCTGGCAGGGCGGGATTCTGGCCGTCGTGCTCACCGGCATGGGTTCGGACGGGATGCGCGGCGGCAAGGAGATCGTCGCGGCCGGCGGCAGCGTGATCGCCCAGGACGAAGCTACCAGTGTGGTGTGGGGAATGCCGGGCGCCGCCGCCAATGCGGGGATATGCTCCGCCATTCTGCCGCTCGGTCAGATCGCGCCGAAACTGGTCCGGTTGTTTTCGGGGGATCGCTCGTGACGCCGTTGGACTATGAGTTTCTGCGCAAGCTTCTGAAGGAACGTTCCGGTCTCGACCTGTCCGCCGACAAGCAATATCTGGTTGAAAGCCGATTGGTTCCGCTGGCGCGTAGGACTGGCCTGCCCGGAATTCCCGAACTCGTGGCCAGGCTCAGGGGCGGAGCCGACCGGCTGACGTCGGAGGTGGTCGAGGCGATGACCACCAACGAGACGTTCTTTTTCCGCGACAAGATTCCGTTCGATCATCTGAAGGAAGCGGTGTTGCCGGCGCTGGTGCAGGCGCGCGCCAGCCGCCGCGCCTTGCGCATCTGGTGCGCGGCTTCGTCCACCGGCCAGGAACCGTATTCGATCGCGATGTGCGTGAAGGAATTCGCCGGCCTGACGGGATGGCGGGTCGAGATCGTTGCGACCGATCTGTCGCAGGAAGTGCTCGAGAAGTCGAAGGCGGGAATCTACAGCCAGTTCGAGGTGCAGCGCGGCCTGCCGATCCAGATGCTGGTCGAGTATTTCAAGCAGACGGGGGAGTTGTGGCAGCTCAATGCCGATATCCGCGGCATGGTGCAGCATTACCAGTTGAACCTGCTGCAGGACTTTTCCCATCTCGGAACCTTCGACGTGATCTTCTGCCGCAACGTCCTGATCTATTTCGACCATGACACCAAGACCGGTATTTTCGACCGTCTTGCAAGGATGCTCGAACCCGACGGCGTGCTGGCGCTGGGGGCGGCCGAGTCCGTGGTCGGAATAACCGACGCCTTCAAGCCCTATCCGGAGCGGCGCGGGCTTTACCGTCCGAACGCGGCCCGGGCCGTGCGCGCCGGTGCCGCGCCGGCTGCGCTGAAGCTGGTTGCCGCCGCCGCGCGCTAGAG
The genomic region above belongs to Bradyrhizobium sediminis and contains:
- a CDS encoding hybrid sensor histidine kinase/response regulator — protein: MDDLLREFLTETSESLDTVDNQLVKFEQDPNNARILDNIFRLVHTIKGTCGFLGLPRLEALAHAGETLMGKFRDGMPVTSEAVSLILSSIDRIKEILAGLEATEAEPEGTDQDLIDPLVELSMRAFEPESPASASPIASASAPPIAPAAAIADVPAVAQGTLVPQVLERPLRPGEVSLDELERAFRETAIEAAPPMAPAPKPAQHAAPAEEKKPAAKKAVAEKRAAADPEAAENSVANQSIRVNVDTLEHLMTMVSELVLTRNQLLEISRRNEDTEFKVPLQRLSNVTAELQEGVMKTRMQPIGNAWQKLPRIVRDLSGELNKQIELEMHGADTELDRQVLDLIKDPLTHMVRNSADHGLETPAERAAAGKPEQGTIRLSAYHEGGHIIICIADNGRGLNTERIKAKAVANGLVSEAELEKMTEAQIHKFIFAPGFSTAATVTSVSGRGVGMDVVRTNIDQIGGTIDVKSVAGEGSSVTIKIPLTLAIVSALIVEAAGDRFAIPQLSVVELVRARANSEHRIERIKDTAVLRLRNKLLPLMHLKKLLKIDDGSSSDPENGFIVVTQVGSQTFGIVVDGVFHTEEIVVKPMSTKLRHIDMFSGNTILGDGAVIMIIDPNGIAKALGAAGSASHEIADENAASRASAAEQLTSLLVFRAGSTQPKAVPLGLVTRLEELATDKIELSNGRYMVQYRDQLMPLVQMEGVSVQSSGSQPILVFADDGRSMGLVVDEIIDIVEERLNIEVAGSRDGILGSAVIKGQATEVIDVGHFLPMAFADWFSRKEMRPSVSAQSVLLVDDSAFFRNMLAPVLKAAGYKVRVAPSAQEGLSALRSGQAFDVVLTDIEMPDMNGFEFAEVIRADAHLSSVPIIALSSVVSPAAIERGRLAGFHDYVAKFDRPGLIAALKEQTAEISRAAA
- a CDS encoding chemotaxis protein CheW, producing MTDKTQSTEGAVSEYVTAMIGGQLFGLPISRVQDVFMPERLTRVPLSSSEIAGVLNLRGRIVTVVDMRARLGLPKNDDGKPPMAVGVDLRGESYGLLIDQIGEVLKLNDDGREENPVNLDPRMAKLAGGVHRLDGQLMVVLDVDRVLEIVPDLLAA
- a CDS encoding response regulator, with the translated sequence MRTCLVVDDSSVIRKVARRILEGMDFQIIEAEDGEKALEVCKRGLPDAILLDWNMPIMDGYEFLGNLRRMPGGDAPKVVFCTTENDVAHIARALHAGANEYIMKPFDKDIVTAKFQEVGLI
- a CDS encoding protein-glutamate methylesterase/protein-glutamine glutaminase, which encodes MSVALASSPTSNSTQQEPLRVMVVDDSVVIRGLISRWVGSEPDMVVAASLRTGLDAVNQIERVNPDVAVLDIEMPELDGISALPLLLAKKRNLIIIMASTLTRRNAEISFKALSLGASDYIPKPESTREQAAAETFHHDLIQKIRSLGAKLRRNVPASPNLPGTGHHTTNPPPAPDRPREPLSRPPVAQPPLVRRAFSSHAPRALLIGSSTGGPQALMTLVGEIGAVIDRFPVLITQHMPPTFTTILAEHLARSSHRPAHEAVDGEIVKAGQIYLAPGGRHMRVVRRGTDVAIALDDGPPVNFCKPAVDPLFSSAIDVWQGGILAVVLTGMGSDGMRGGKEIVAAGGSVIAQDEATSVVWGMPGAAANAGICSAILPLGQIAPKLVRLFSGDRS
- a CDS encoding CheR family methyltransferase; the encoded protein is MTPLDYEFLRKLLKERSGLDLSADKQYLVESRLVPLARRTGLPGIPELVARLRGGADRLTSEVVEAMTTNETFFFRDKIPFDHLKEAVLPALVQARASRRALRIWCAASSTGQEPYSIAMCVKEFAGLTGWRVEIVATDLSQEVLEKSKAGIYSQFEVQRGLPIQMLVEYFKQTGELWQLNADIRGMVQHYQLNLLQDFSHLGTFDVIFCRNVLIYFDHDTKTGIFDRLARMLEPDGVLALGAAESVVGITDAFKPYPERRGLYRPNAARAVRAGAAPAALKLVAAAAR